The window tggcttttttctttctgcatagTCTCATCCCCTTCTCATAATCTATATCACTTACTTTGTAGTTTCACTGTCTGAATCCTATACTAGAGGATAAATCCCTGGAAGCCGACTTCTTCCAAAGTTTGTCTCATATCCTCAATGGACAAGGACAGTACCTGATAATCACTCAATATGATTTTTGAATGtataaaagaataagtaaaacaaTGAAAAGATTAATGTCCTTGcttctattaaaaagaaagatgaacttTCCGTTGGGAACactggagagaagaaagggaaagaaatgtggCAGTTCTTAGCATATGAAGATTAATGAGATCTCTTCAGATGATACTCATAGTTCCAAGGAAAGGACAACCAAGACTGCTTGAGCATCTTGAGGAGAGTGTGGGTCTGACCATGACTCCACTCTAAAAGTTTGCTCTTCATAGCATCATTGACATCATAGAAGCTGAATTTTCTTCTTGgaaatttattgtttgtttttgttttacttagtcCTTAGGAGCTTAGAACATATCTCACTCCAGCAGAGGAACTTACCTGCTTGAACATGTCAGAGAAATTCACAAATTAATCAGAGGTCGCTCATCCTGTTTTTAACTGGGGACTTCATAATTAGGTGAGAAAGGCCAGGGACACAGACCAGATTTTTATGGGCTCACAAAGTCCATCCCCCACAGATAGCCTTTCTCCAAAATCAATTCCAGCGATTTTACTGTGTGGCTGCACTTTGTCATTTCTCTTACAGTGTTCTCAGTCACAATATAGTTATCATCCCTATCCAgaataaactgattttttaaatggacacagcCAAAAGGATTGAGGCAAATTAGGtttctattattataaataatagctCAGATAATCAAtgtgtaaagagaaaaaatatagaagaacACTAATAGGGACTAATACTTTACCACAAGGACCTTTAGGGGACACTTAATATTTAAACAATGTCAAAGTATAATGACCTTAACTTATGAAAGAGAACAACttttggaaaaatgtaaatacacCTTTAAAGGGATTTtcaacagattttattttatgtgaaccAACTTGTGTTCTTAATCATGGATTTGATTTAGTTTTATTCAGTTAACTCAGTATGAGCCTCAGACTTACTATGTCATCTGAAAATTGAACTCCTATGTTTACTGTATAGAGCTGCAAAGAGACTCTGATAAGAATGatagaatacaacaattactaatagggcattatgtaaaattgtggatgtgtaaccgacgtgattctgcaatctgcatttggggtaaaaattgggagttcataacccatttcaatctaatgtatgaaatatgatatgtcaagagctttgtaatgttgtgaacaaccaataaaaaaaaaagaatgattgtgCTGAGATTGCCAGAGATGGTCACCAGGTAGATGCATAGGATGATCAAGAAGAGGAAAACACAGAGACTAGATCATGCACTAACTTTTGACATATGGACAGATACATTTCAATCACAGGcattcttcttcctcttattattatatgtatgggatattattattatatcaagTCTGACAAAATAGCAGATGtcaccaagaaaatattttcctgccAAGCACTCTCTTTAGAGTCCCCTTTATCTCCTGGTTCCTGAGACTATAGATGAGGGGATTCAGCATGGGGATCACCACCGTGTAGAACACAGACACCACCTTGTTCTGATCCGTGGAGTAGCTGGACTTGGGCATCACATAAATGAAGGTAATTGTTCCATAGTAAAGAGTGACTGCAGTGAGGTGGgaggtgcaggtggagaaggccttgtgGCGCCCCTCAGTGGAGCTCATCCTCAGGATGGTGATGAGGATGTAGATGTAGGAGACGGCAATGAAAAATGCTGTGACCATGATGATGGAGCCAGCAGAAAATGAGGAAACAAATGCAATGACGCTGACATCAGAACAGGAGAGCTCAATTAAAGGAGCaaaatcacagaagaaatgattgaCACCATTTGGCCCACagaagagtaaagaaaagaaggaaagggaaaagatggAAGCATTGAGGAAACCCCCTGTATAAGCCACTACAAGTAACTGGAGACAGACTTGTGTGGGCATTTTGGTGGAGTAAAGCAGGGGGTTGCAGATTGCCACAAAGCGATCATAGGCCATGA is drawn from Urocitellus parryii isolate mUroPar1 chromosome 4, mUroPar1.hap1, whole genome shotgun sequence and contains these coding sequences:
- the LOC144254404 gene encoding olfactory receptor 5P76-like, encoding MDSLVTGNHTAVTEFILLGLTEDPVLQVFLFVIILCIYQVTICGNLSTIILIRVSSQLHHPMYFFLSHLAFADIGFSSSVTPNMLVNFLVDRNAISYLGCGIQLGSIVFFGTVECFLLAVMAYDRFVAICNPLLYSTKMPTQVCLQLLVVAYTGGFLNASIFSLSFFSLLFCGPNGVNHFFCDFAPLIELSCSDVSVIAFVSSFSAGSIIMVTAFFIAVSYIYILITILRMSSTEGRHKAFSTCTSHLTAVTLYYGTITFIYVMPKSSYSTDQNKVVSVFYTVVIPMLNPLIYSLRNQEIKGTLKRVLGRKIFSW